The genomic segment TTCCTTTCAAACAACCGATGGGCAAGTATACCCGGTAGACCGTGGATGATTGGAAAACAAACAAGCATTATAGGATGAAGGTAAAAAGTGGCGAAGGGAATCCATACTAGACCCATCACTGTCCCTATAACATGGAATAGTACGGTCCGAGGATCTCTGTGTTCTGGCAAATACACTTCATTGTAAAATGGATAGAAACGGGAGCGAAATGATTTAGGCAAAAGATTCATACAATCCTTCCTTCAGGGTATTTACTTGCCAGGCCAGCTAAAAAGATGGAAACGGCTTCTCTGAAACTCACTTCAGGCTTTTCTGGGAGTCCGAAGGATTTTTTTATTTCAAGAGACAAAATGCCAAATATAAGTGCCCGATAAGAACGACTAACAGAGAGCAATCTGTCTTCAGGGATAGAATAATCTCTAAATAGATCTTGTAAAAGTTTTTGGGAACGGTTCCGTAAACTTGCCAACTCCTTAGGTTCCTTCTCTCCTCGGAAGAGACTTGCTTGGAATAATCCAGGTTGTTTGACTGCAAACTTTCGGAGTAACAAGGCAAGGTATTCCAAACGGGCAGAAGAATTTGCACGTAATAGTGTTACCTCTTCCAAGAGCTCTGAAATCTCCTGAAAACAGAATAGACTTATATGGATTTTTAAATCTTCGAAACTTTCAAAGTGTTTATAGAGTGCGGCTGAGGTAATCGATAGTTGGTCTGCAATTTTTTTGACACTCAAAGAATCCCATCCCTCTGCGTTTGCAATACCCACCGCCGTTTCCATAATCCTTACCTTAGATTCTGAAATTTGGTTAATCATATTAACCAAATAGTTAATAACATTAACCTGCGTCAAGTTTTTTAAGATGGGCTTGGCTTAGGTTTTGAATTTTTTAAAAAGTTGCGATATTGAAAACTTAGAGTCGTTTGGAGGTAAAATGCTCCAATTTCCGGGATATCCAGTGCATTCTCTGTGACACAAAGCAAATTTTGTCAAAGAATTCGTTAGGAAGTTAAAATTCGGATTAAATCGATGTAAAATGTAAATAGCATTAACTTTGTCAATAAATTACATTTGTAGCAATCTTTATTAGAAATCTAAATAAAATCGAACTTTTGTTTTTTTTCATTTACCAAAAAATATCTACGCGTATAGTAACTGTATGAAACCTTTTTCTATTTTTTTATTGCTTCTTTTTTTGATCTCTTTTAGCCTTTCGGCGGAGGGCCCGAGTCCTAAAGCTAACTATCTTGACCTCCGATTGGGGGCCGTACAAATCGAAAACAAAACTCAACCGCTTGCATTATTGTCATATGAACGGATATTAGGAGAGTCATTTTTAATTGGACTCTCTGCCCAGTACATTCGGATCCAAGCCGAAAAAGACGAAAATCGATTTGGTTTCGCCAGGTCTACAGAGATTTCAGTTGCAACTGCCACTTTATCTCTAGGATACCAGTTTGCCATTGGTACGGACTGGAAACCATACATACGGTTATTAGGTGGAGGTGGCCAGTTGACTGGTTTTGGAAGAGGAGCAGACCTCTGGCAATATGGCATCGGTCTAGGAACTCGTTACTTTATGACAGAAAGTCTTTATCTAAATCTGGAACTATCGGGGAGCCGCTACCAATTTAGAGAGGATAACAAAATATATACGGATGCACCTCAATTAAATTTAGGTATAGGGTATCATTTCTAAATCCTACCATCACTTAAGCCCTTTGTACCAGATATTCACCATTGTCTGGTACAATTTTTTATGCGAGCCCCATGGAAATTCACCTACCGTTACCAAAGAATGGCAAACCCCTTGCACTAGGATAACCATTGACCGAAGGATATCCATCTCCGATAAATCCTTTCCAATTTTTCGTGATTGTTTTTCCCATACGACCACCTGGATCAACCTCTCAAGGTAAGATTGGATCAGGGGAGAATCCACAAAGAACCGATCCTCTTCCTCTTCTTCAATATAGTCAGGATGCAAATAGACGATCTTATACTTATCTGGGTGCTTAAGCCAAAATTCTATATTTCCGATGACAATTTTTTTGATGCGAGAGTCAGATTCAGGTTTTTTGAGATCCAGATGTTTTTCAATGGAACGAATCAATGCCTCAAAGATATCGACCCATAAGTGATGGAGTAAGGCTCTTTTGTTTGTAAAGTAACGATAGAAGACCATAGGAGAATAGTCGAGTTCCGCCATCAAGGTACGTATGGAAAGAGCCTCGTAACCTTTTTTGAGGACTGTCTTTCTTGCGACCTCTAAAATCTGAGCTCGGACAAATAGATCCTTCTCCTTACTCGGAGAGGATGAGCTCTTGGATTTAGAACGGGAGGATTTGGACCTTGGATTTTCTTTCTTTTGCACCTACCAACCATAGGGCAAAGAATTTTGTTTGTTTCAAGGAGATTTTAGAAAGCGATGGATCAATTCGTCTGGTATCCTACGTGGAGCCATTCTCGATGGTGAGATCGCAAGCATTGTTTCTTTGACTGATAAAAATGGCTTTGCCTCATTTCCCTGGAAGAATAACTGCTGCAAGGTGCAGGCTACTTTTTTATAATCGGAAATAAAGGCTTTTACCTGAATATTTTGACCTGGGTAAATCTTGGATGTTTCGATGAGGTTACTCTCTGTAGTGAAAAAAATACAATCCATCTCTTTTGCGGCTTCTAAACTCAAACCCATTCCTTCACTAAAAAGCCAACGAACTTCCTCCACAAGTTTAAATAACTGGTGCAATGGATAGGCATGGAATCCATTTCGATCGGAAGTATTTGCACGCAAAGAAAACTCCAATACATTACTCTCCGGATTGAGCTCGGTGTTCTGCTCTCGGATGCGCAATTCATTATTTTTCTCGGCATAGAACTGAATCAAATCTCTGTCTTTTGCTTCAAACTCTTCTAAAGAATCTACTCTTACAAGTTTAGCCGCTAAGTCGCCCGATTCCAGCTCATAAATAAGATGATTCCATTGGATCTTGCCATTCTCAATCCAATCACATGTAGTTTCAATTTTTAGAATTTCATTCCATGTCCTTTGTTTGAGAAATTGAAAATGTGATCCTTTGTGTTGGAGAGCAATATGGTTTTTGATCAATTTTTTTATGTCAATTCCCATTTTGCTAAGTGTTTGCATTCTCGCATCTTCAGCAAAAAACTCATAACGAGAACCATTCACATGTTCGTTGTAGTCTATATCTCCAATGCGTGTCACATAATGGTTCGTGTAGTCTTTTCCCAATTCATTCATGGAAGGAGCACTCTTTTGTTTTTTAAATGATCATATGCAAAGAATGAGAAAATTCTAATACAGGCCGCTACAAGCAGTAAGAGTAGGAAAGGAATATAATGTTCAGCTTTGAAATTTGTTTTTGGAAAGACAACCTTCGAAAGCAGGCATAAAAAAAATACAGACCATCATGGTATCCAATATTTATATACGCGTATACATTAAGTGATAAAAAAAATTTCATTTTTTAACCGCTTCCCTTCTGTAGGTGTAGAGCCCAGAGATCAAATAGATAATGAGTAAAACAGGCAAAACAGTAAAAAATACATTTGGTGTACCTCTCTTAATATGCAACAGAGGTAATATGATTGAGACAATGAGATTTGGAATGAAAAATGCAATCCAGCGTTTCTTCCCTTCGAAACGATTTAAAAGAAATTCCAAAATAACTGTATACACAAAAGAATTGATTAGAGTAAAACTTCCTTGTGTAATAGCTGCTTTTTTTGCATACTCAGAACCAAAATTTGCATTCGCAAAATAAGCCCAAGTACTCCAAAGACTGGTAAAAACAACAGCACTCAATAAACTTCTAAGTAGTATCTTCATGTAAGTCTTTCTTTTAAAAAATCAGCTAAACGCATGCTAAACGCCATAATTGTAAAACTTGGGTCCACGGAAGGTCCTGTTGGAAAAACAGAAGAATCAGCAACATAAAGATTTCTAAATCCATGGACTTTGTGCTCAAAATCAACAACTGATACTTTTTGATCCTCACCCATACGGCATCCTCCAAAAGGGTGAGGGGCCGCCATGAGTAAAGAATGAGGAGGCAATTCTTGGGAATCTAATCTGGAGATTTCATCAATGGATTTCATTTCGATTCCTGTAACTGTAGCAACCAGAACCTTTTTGGCGCCCACCTTAAAGTTGAGAATCACTTGTTTTTTCAAAAGATCTAACATTTGTTTTCTGGTCTTTTTTCCATCAGGTGCTTGCACCAATCTCTTTTTACCATCCATTTCTACCCGACCCAGTTCATCGGAAAAATCATCAATCCACCCGATAGTTCCTCCGACTTGTTTGTAGGAGCGCATCCATTCAAAATGCTTTTCGCCAACGAAAGGAATCATCGAAGCAAATGTTCCGGGCTGGAGTTGGTTTGCCATGAGCATAAATCCTCCTTCCGTATATTCGTTCTTTTCGTTAAATCTCGCTAATCGGAACTCGTCTATTCCAAAGGCTGCGGGTATATTTCGGTAAGTGATCATACTTTCCTCAAACAAGGCGTGTACCATCGGTGAAGCATTCATTCCAAAATATTCGCCTAATGCTGGTAAATTTTGTTTCCAACCTTGTTTCAAAAGTAGAGCTGAGCTTTGGAAACCACCTGCTGCCACGACATAAACATCTGCGAGAATTTCGATTGTCTGGCCGTTCTTTTTGCCTTTAGCTCTATCGATTACTGATGCTTTCAACGAATTTATTTTCTTCGCTTTTTGCCCATCCTCTGTTCCAAAAACATCTGCTTCCAAATCAGCAAAGATACGCCCACCGACTTGCATAAACTCTTCAATATGAGTTACAAGTTGAGACTGTTTTGCTCCAAAGGCACACCCCTGCATACAATGGCCGGACTTTTGGCAATTTTTTCGGGCTTGGGGAACAGGGTGACCCGACCAAGAGAGTCCTTGGGAAGCCAATTTCATTTTCTGATTCATTAAATTATAATATTCTTTTTTAGGCTCATGGACATTGAGTCGCTTTTCTAAAATATCCCAGTATGGATTTAAGTCTTTGGGGCCATGGTGTTTGATGCCAAATTTCTCTTGCCAACGCACCAAACGATCCTCAGGCGTACGATAACTATCAGCCCAGTAGTGAACAGAGGCACCTCCAACATTGTTCCCGTATACCAAATTCATAGAGTATTGGGTGTCCATTTGCAGATTTCGCTCTGCGGAGATTTTCCCCGCCATGTTTAACTCCCAATTGTCAAAACTAGAAGTTGGGTAATAGCCACCTTTCTCAATGATGATCGTATCGATACCCGATTTTTGTAACTCTAGTGCAAGGGTAGCTCCTCCACATCCAGAACCAATGATACAAACCTTTGTTCTGATCTCACTCACTTGGGGATAATCCTTCCATTCGAACAAATATTTCATCATTAGCCCCTCACCTGTTCTTTGTAATAGGCTCTTGATTCTGAGATTTTTTCCGGAAATGCGGCAAATGGACCTTCATACTGTATATCTTTCCAGGATTCCTTTTGTCCGTAGTGGACTAGATAACATAACATTCGTAAACTAGAGAAAGCTGCCCTTACAGACAGGTTTTTGCTTTGGATCCCTTTTTGGATACATTCTAAGGCCTCCTCCCGTTTCAGCTTTGAAAATGAGGACCAATAACCCAAGACCCAAGGATAAAATTCAATTAGAAGTATGGCGCTGTCAAATTCTGACTGAATCGATTCATTTACAAAATAAAGCTCTTCATCCACTCTCTGGATGACAGAATTGCGATAATTAGGCTGTTCCATGTAGCCAAGAGGTAAAAGTGCCGAAAGATACACCCATATTACCTCAGATTGAGTTTTAGATAAAAATAAGGTTTTTAGCCGCTTACCCAAATACGGACTTAGGGCAAAGTAAAGTCCCAGGGCACCAAAAGAACCAATCAGGAATTTTTTTCTCGATATAGACCGCGTCACCATTTCCTGACTATAGAATATACGCGTATATTTTTCAAGCAAAAAAAAGTGCACCTTTTTGCAAGGTGCATTTACTTGGAAATTTATTTCAGCTACAGAATGGAGAATATGTGGAGAAGAATAGCCGCGTAAGAAATAATTTGGATCGAGTAAAATGTAAACCGAATGTTTACAAACCAAGGGGAACCGGATATCAAATGAGTAGTAGTTTGCAAAACTCTTGCGGCTAAAATGAGCAAAGCTGCTTGGTTAACAAAAGAATCAACTTTTTGTAAACTTACACTTAAAAACGCAACGGCAACAAACAAAGGAACATTCTCCAAACAATTCATATGTGCTCTGTTAAAACGCCAATTGAACTCTGAACCGTGCTGCACGCCCGCAGGGAATTCATTGGATTTCTTTTTGCCTGTAAGCACAAAGATACTCCGGTAAGTTGTAAGGCTAAAGCCTACGAGTAAAGTCCAAAACACAAAACCACCTAAGGCCCAATACAATGTATCCATATGATCTCCATTCGTTCGTTAGAATGTTCCAAAAGAAGTAGCCTAGCCAATGTTTGGCAACTCTTTTATTTTCGATCAAGGACTCTCTACCCAGACAGCGTGTACGGTATCAAAGTACTCCTGCACCTTTATTATCTTCCCATTCTTGATGGTAAAGAGAAAGTGATATTGGTTGTTATATGCTTTGCCTGTGGATTTCCGAATTCCATGAGACTCAGCAATGAGGCTCACGCGGTCTTCCTCTCCTGTAAATTGTTTACAAGTAAACTGAAAATTGTCAAAAGCTCTAAAGATCAATTTTAGACCAAGGCTAATCTTTTTTAGATCATAGTCACCTGACACCGGTATATTGCCTAAAATCCACCAATGCAAACTCTCGTCCAAGAGAGCAAATGCTGCGTTCATATCGCGTGCGTTCAAATTTGAAAAAAATTCAGCCACAATCTTTTTGTTGTTCTGTATATCCATAGGTAACTCCTTTTTATTCGTTTTAACCCATCTACATAGATTAAAAATGTGAACTCATCAGTCTACTTATTAAACATACAAAATTAGGTCAGTAGTTCCGTAATTTTCCCCAGATGAAAACGAGGTCTTAGAGCAAATAGAAGCCAAATCATATTCAGAAGATTTCCTAGTACATGCTCTGCATCTTTTTCAAAAAGATCCTTCTCGAAGGCCAGAAAAGTATTGAGCGATTTTCAAAAATTCTTGTATTGGAGGGATATGGCCTTGGAAGGGAATGAGCAGATTTTGGGAGAGAACCTTGCCCTCCAAAAGGAAATTGAGCAACTAAAGTACCAAATCCTTATCCAAAATGTTCTTCTAGATGACTTTTTTAATAACTCCCCCACTGGCTATGTCAACTTGGATGAGAAAGGTCACATTCTAAAGGCGAATGTCACCTTCTTAGACTGGTTAGGTTTTACTCGGAAAGAACTACTCCAATTCTCTGAGTTTCAAAATCTTCTTTTAAAATCACAAACGGCACAATTTGAAAAGGATTTTTCCTGGATCAAAGCAGGTGGCCAAACAAACAACCAAGAGTTCACCTTACACAAAAAAGATGGGAATTCCTTGGATGTCTACCTCTCCGGCAAAATTGTTTCTCCTCCAGGTGAAGCGATATTGATCAGGCTTACCATAGTAGATGTGACAGAAAAAAAACGCACCGAAAAGGATCTCGCAAAAAAATCAAAAGAGATTTTACAGCAAAATTTACTGATGAAAAAGGACTTAACCTTAGCGGCTGGGATCCAAAATGCTCTACTACCTCCCGGACGCGCAAAGAAATACATTTCCACTTTATACCTACCTTTAGAAAAGGTGGGAGGTGACTTTTTTGATTTTTTATCTTTCACAAATCCCAATAAAATTGGAATCTTCATCAGCGATGTAGCCGGTCATGGTGTCGCTTCTGCCTTCATTACAGCCATTATCAAGAGTACGATTCACCAAATGCCAGAAGAAGTGATGGACAACCCTTCCGAACTTCTATCACTATTGAATGATGTAATCCTTACCTACTCCGATGGAAGATTTGTCACGGCACTTTATGCGGTAATAGATTTTGAAACGGGAGATATGGTCTGTTCACATGCAGGCCACCCATACCCTTATGTATTCAATATGGATACGGTCAAAGAATTAAAGTTAAAGCACAAACGAAAGCCCTTAGGAATCTTAAGCTCTGAGGTGCTAAGCTCAAAACAAGCTCATTATATCAATGAAGAGATCAGTTTACGGGGAGCCTCTCGGATTCTTTTTTTTACCGATGGGCTTTTGGAAGCCTGCTCCGAGAAAAGAGGCCTGAAATTCTACGAAGAACTTCTTCATGATTTTTTAATGAAACATAGAACGGAAGATAGTGAGTCTCTCATTGCTGGTATTTTTTCTGATCTCATGGAATTTTTACAAGATTCTGATTTAAATGACGATGTATGTTTGGTGTCGGTTGATCTGACGGTGAATAGGTGACCTATGAGTATCAAAAGGCTCTTTTATTTAATCTTTTCCGTAAATATCATCCTCTTACTTTTATTAGCTGGTCTTTCCATTGCCTTATTCCGAGTGCAATCATCATTAGCAAAGAGCCAAGAAACAAGGCTTAAGTCTATCAAACTAGCAGATGAACTTAGACAGAGTTCTGATGATTTAACAAGATTTGCTCGCACCTATGTGGTCACTGGAAACGATTTTTATGAGAAAATTTTCAATGAAATATTAGCCATCCGCAACGGAGAGAAAGAAAGACCTGAAAATTATGACCGTATCTATTGGGATTTTGTCATAGGACCTGAGGACATTCAAACAACAACCGGTACAAAACAGTCTCTTCAATCGCGAATGATTGAAGCAGGTTTTACCAACGAAGAATTCCAAAAACTAAAGAAGGCACAATTCAATTCTGATGAACTTGTGAATTTGGAAAACATCGCGATGAATGCCATCAAAGGCATTTACCAAGACAGCAAAGGAAATTTTACAAAACGAGCCACACCGAACCGGGAATATGCAATTTCTCTCATGCATGGATTGGATTATCATAAATCAAAAAAAGAAATCATGCAACCAATTGATGAGTTCTTCCAACTTTTAGAAAAACGGACCAATGACAATGTTCGTAAACTGGAGAAAACCAGTATTTATTTAATATCGTCCATGATTGGGGTCATCATTTTGTTGATCATCAGTTTATCTTTTTCATTTATCGTAATCAAAGATAAAGTCAGTAACCCTATTGACCAGTTGACAAAGGTTGCGCATGAAATTGGAAATCAAAACTGGTCTGTTCAAATCCAGTATGAATCCAAAGACGAAATTGGCAGATTGGCCTCTGCCTTTCGAATTTTAAAAGAAAAGATTTCTTCCTTGATACAAGATATCAACGAGTCCAATTTAAATCTCTCTAAATCCAACCAAGATCTTTCCCAAGCTCTTGTAGAACTCAAAGCGGCTGAGGAGCAGTTGATCCATTCAGAAAAAATGTCTACTCTTGGTCAATTGGTCGCAGGAGTTGCACATGAAATTAACACTCCACTGGGTACTATCCGTACGGCAATCTCCAATGTAGAAGATGCCATGACTTATATTCTCAATTTCCCTTTTGAGCAAATATCACTCTCGGCCCATACACTACTTAAATCCATCATGGAAAGAGATGCTGAACCTAGATCAAACTATCTCTCAGGCAAAGAACGACGCCAAAAGAAAAAAGAATTCGCCGAGTTATTTCTTTCGCATAATATAGCCAATGCGGAACACGCTGCCGATCTCATTTTAGATATCGAGATGTCTTTTCCTTTCGAAACATGGCTTGCATTATTACAGGAGAAACATGGAGCGAGCTCTCTAGAGTTATTACATAAAATATCTCGTCTCTATTCGAATGCGCACAATATTGATAACTCGGTTGAGAGAGCATCAAAAATTGTCTTTGCATTGAAGAGCTATTCACACCGAGACAATTCAGGTGAGAAAACAAATATCTCACTAGCCGAGAGTATAGAAACCGTTCTTGTGATTTATAAAAGTATGATTAAATCTGGAATTGAGATCATAAAGGATTTTCAGTGGGCTGGAAATATTTCAGGTTATGCGGACGAATTGAGCCAGGTTTGGACAAACCTCATCCACAACGCAGTGCAGGCTATGGACGGAAATGGTGAGATTCTAATCCGTATCGAACGCGATCCAAATCCAAATTTCGTCACTGTAAGCATCCAGGATAGTGGCAAAGGCATCCCTCCTGAGGTCCAGGACAAGATCTTTGATCCTTTTTTCACAACAAAGGGCCGAGGGGAAGGGACAGGCCTAGGGCTCGGGATTGTGAAAAAAATCATTGAAAAGCACCAGGGAGAGATTATGTTTCATTCAGAGGTTGGGATTGGAACCAATTTCAGAGTGAGGTTGCCCCTTTGAATTCCGAAAGAAAGTTTATGTTTCTCTGTGTGGATGATGAAGTGACTGTCCTAGAAAGTCTCAAAGAGCAACTTCGAAATGCCTTCGGCAATTCTTTCCTTTATGAAACAGCCGAATCAGCGGCAGAGGCCATTGACATCATTGACGATACTTTGGACCCCAACAACTCAATTGTAATCGTTGTGAGTGATTGGTTAATGCCGGGTATGAAAGGTGATGAATTTATGATCCACCTGGAGTTAAACTTTCCCAATATCAAAAAAATCCTTCTAACTGGCCAGGTAGATCCCGCTTCCTTAGAAAGAGCAAAACGAGTTGGCGGAGTTGATTATGTAATCACAAAACCTTGGAAGAAAGACCATCTAATTTCGGTAATCCGAGAACTCCAAGTTTTACCTACCCTCTAGCTTGGTTTTGGAATTTTGTCCATTCACGAGGATGGAATTACTTTCTTACGATTCTTCTTCGAAAATCAATAAACAACGTCAAACCTCTCCAAACAAAATTTTGAAGCCATCGAATGGGACTCTTTGAACTCCTTTTAGTATCCATAGGTCTCTCTATGGATGCCTTTGCTGTCGCCGTATCAGAAGGATTGGCCTTTCGTATTTTCGATACCAAACGAGCACTCCACATTTCCTTAAGTTTCGGCTGTTTCCAAGGACTTATGCCTGTTATAGGATACAGTTTGGGCAGTGTAGTCTCAGAATCTTTGGAAGCCTATGACCATTGGCTGATTTGTTTTATCCTATGGGGCATTGGTTTGAAAATGTTACGAGATGCTTTTACCGTGGAGCCAACGGCAAAACCTCTCTCCAAACATTCTATTTCTCTAAAGAAACTCCTCATTTTATCATTCGCTGTCAGTGTGGATGCATTTGCCATCGGTGGAACCTTTGCTCTCATGCAAATCGAGATCCTGAGCTCCTCTCTCATCATCGCAACCACGACCTTTCTATTTTCCTTCCTCGGGCTTTACTTGGGTTTCTTTACGGGCAATAAGATCAAACGATGGGCGGAAGGATTAGGAGCCATGCTTTTGTTGGGCATAGGGGCAAAGGTACTTTGGGAACACCTAATGAAGTAAGAACCCTTTTTTCGTTTCTCTTTCCGATGTGACAAAATGTGCAAAGGATATAGTGGAAGGCACCCTCCCAGCTAGCGTGTTATGCCTGAAAACCTGCTGTAAATCCTTCTTGTTTCCCACCCCTATTTTCCAAAATATGGAGAAATCAGTAAAAAAATTCTCAGGAAGAGTGCCCATTCATGGCAAATATCTATTACGACGACAGTTGCGATCTCAATACTCTCAAAGGAAAAACCATTGCAGTGATTGGCTACGGTAGCCAAGGCCACGCACAAGCCCAGAACATGAAGGATTCGGGCCTAAAAGTCATCATCGGACTCCGTGATGGGTCCAAATCTGTCAAGGATGCAAAAGAAGCTGGTTTTGAAGTGTATTCTGTTTCGGAAGCAGCAAAAAAAGCGGACATCATCCAAATCCTCGCCCCAGATACAATCCAGGCAGACATGTACAAAAATGAAATCGAACCTAACTTAAGTGAAGGTAAGGCTCTTGTCTTTTCTCATGGATTTAACATCCACTACGATCTCATCACTCCTCCCAAAAATGTAGATGTATACATGGTTGCTCCAAAGGGTCCAGGCCATTTGGTTCGGAGAGTATATGCAGAAGGCGGTGGTGTACCATGCCTTATCGCGATTTACCAAGATGCCACTGGAACGGCAAAAGCAAGGGCTCTTGCGCATGCTGCAGGTGTTGGTGGAGGAAGAGCTGGTATCCTAGAAACAAGTTTCCGTGAAGAAACAGAAACGGATCTTTTTGGCGAACAGGTTGTACTCTGTGGTGGAGTAGCTAACCTAATTATGAAAGGTTTTGAAACCTTAACTGAAGCTGGATATGATCCAGAAATCGCCTATTTTGAATGCCTTCATGAAGTTAAGTTGATCACTGATTTGATTTATGAAGGTGGATTAGCAAGAATGCGTTTTTCCATTTCGGACA from the Leptospira ryugenii genome contains:
- a CDS encoding Mpo1-like protein, whose product is MNLLPKSFRSRFYPFYNEVYLPEHRDPRTVLFHVIGTVMGLVWIPFATFYLHPIMLVCFPIIHGLPGILAHRLFERNEEVGDLRINRKDYPNLWFVIANHIITFQLVFYFSRRKLHENNEESVR
- a CDS encoding TetR/AcrR family transcriptional regulator, yielding MINQISESKVRIMETAVGIANAEGWDSLSVKKIADQLSITSAALYKHFESFEDLKIHISLFCFQEISELLEEVTLLRANSSARLEYLALLLRKFAVKQPGLFQASLFRGEKEPKELASLRNRSQKLLQDLFRDYSIPEDRLLSVSRSYRALIFGILSLEIKKSFGLPEKPEVSFREAVSIFLAGLASKYPEGRIV
- a CDS encoding outer membrane beta-barrel protein, which encodes MKPFSIFLLLLFLISFSLSAEGPSPKANYLDLRLGAVQIENKTQPLALLSYERILGESFLIGLSAQYIRIQAEKDENRFGFARSTEISVATATLSLGYQFAIGTDWKPYIRLLGGGGQLTGFGRGADLWQYGIGLGTRYFMTESLYLNLELSGSRYQFREDNKIYTDAPQLNLGIGYHF
- a CDS encoding TetR/AcrR family transcriptional regulator, translating into MQKKENPRSKSSRSKSKSSSSPSKEKDLFVRAQILEVARKTVLKKGYEALSIRTLMAELDYSPMVFYRYFTNKRALLHHLWVDIFEALIRSIEKHLDLKKPESDSRIKKIVIGNIEFWLKHPDKYKIVYLHPDYIEEEEEDRFFVDSPLIQSYLERLIQVVVWEKQSRKIGKDLSEMDILRSMVILVQGVCHSLVTVGEFPWGSHKKLYQTMVNIWYKGLK
- a CDS encoding acyl-CoA thioesterase, producing the protein MNELGKDYTNHYVTRIGDIDYNEHVNGSRYEFFAEDARMQTLSKMGIDIKKLIKNHIALQHKGSHFQFLKQRTWNEILKIETTCDWIENGKIQWNHLIYELESGDLAAKLVRVDSLEEFEAKDRDLIQFYAEKNNELRIREQNTELNPESNVLEFSLRANTSDRNGFHAYPLHQLFKLVEEVRWLFSEGMGLSLEAAKEMDCIFFTTESNLIETSKIYPGQNIQVKAFISDYKKVACTLQQLFFQGNEAKPFLSVKETMLAISPSRMAPRRIPDELIHRFLKSP
- a CDS encoding GMC family oxidoreductase N-terminal domain-containing protein, with the translated sequence MMKYLFEWKDYPQVSEIRTKVCIIGSGCGGATLALELQKSGIDTIIIEKGGYYPTSSFDNWELNMAGKISAERNLQMDTQYSMNLVYGNNVGGASVHYWADSYRTPEDRLVRWQEKFGIKHHGPKDLNPYWDILEKRLNVHEPKKEYYNLMNQKMKLASQGLSWSGHPVPQARKNCQKSGHCMQGCAFGAKQSQLVTHIEEFMQVGGRIFADLEADVFGTEDGQKAKKINSLKASVIDRAKGKKNGQTIEILADVYVVAAGGFQSSALLLKQGWKQNLPALGEYFGMNASPMVHALFEESMITYRNIPAAFGIDEFRLARFNEKNEYTEGGFMLMANQLQPGTFASMIPFVGEKHFEWMRSYKQVGGTIGWIDDFSDELGRVEMDGKKRLVQAPDGKKTRKQMLDLLKKQVILNFKVGAKKVLVATVTGIEMKSIDEISRLDSQELPPHSLLMAAPHPFGGCRMGEDQKVSVVDFEHKVHGFRNLYVADSSVFPTGPSVDPSFTIMAFSMRLADFLKERLT
- a CDS encoding MAPEG family protein encodes the protein MDTLYWALGGFVFWTLLVGFSLTTYRSIFVLTGKKKSNEFPAGVQHGSEFNWRFNRAHMNCLENVPLFVAVAFLSVSLQKVDSFVNQAALLILAARVLQTTTHLISGSPWFVNIRFTFYSIQIISYAAILLHIFSIL
- a CDS encoding nuclear transport factor 2 family protein, giving the protein MDIQNNKKIVAEFFSNLNARDMNAAFALLDESLHWWILGNIPVSGDYDLKKISLGLKLIFRAFDNFQFTCKQFTGEEDRVSLIAESHGIRKSTGKAYNNQYHFLFTIKNGKIIKVQEYFDTVHAVWVESP
- a CDS encoding SpoIIE family protein phosphatase is translated as MSDFQKFLYWRDMALEGNEQILGENLALQKEIEQLKYQILIQNVLLDDFFNNSPTGYVNLDEKGHILKANVTFLDWLGFTRKELLQFSEFQNLLLKSQTAQFEKDFSWIKAGGQTNNQEFTLHKKDGNSLDVYLSGKIVSPPGEAILIRLTIVDVTEKKRTEKDLAKKSKEILQQNLLMKKDLTLAAGIQNALLPPGRAKKYISTLYLPLEKVGGDFFDFLSFTNPNKIGIFISDVAGHGVASAFITAIIKSTIHQMPEEVMDNPSELLSLLNDVILTYSDGRFVTALYAVIDFETGDMVCSHAGHPYPYVFNMDTVKELKLKHKRKPLGILSSEVLSSKQAHYINEEISLRGASRILFFTDGLLEACSEKRGLKFYEELLHDFLMKHRTEDSESLIAGIFSDLMEFLQDSDLNDDVCLVSVDLTVNR
- a CDS encoding sensor histidine kinase, with the translated sequence MSIKRLFYLIFSVNIILLLLLAGLSIALFRVQSSLAKSQETRLKSIKLADELRQSSDDLTRFARTYVVTGNDFYEKIFNEILAIRNGEKERPENYDRIYWDFVIGPEDIQTTTGTKQSLQSRMIEAGFTNEEFQKLKKAQFNSDELVNLENIAMNAIKGIYQDSKGNFTKRATPNREYAISLMHGLDYHKSKKEIMQPIDEFFQLLEKRTNDNVRKLEKTSIYLISSMIGVIILLIISLSFSFIVIKDKVSNPIDQLTKVAHEIGNQNWSVQIQYESKDEIGRLASAFRILKEKISSLIQDINESNLNLSKSNQDLSQALVELKAAEEQLIHSEKMSTLGQLVAGVAHEINTPLGTIRTAISNVEDAMTYILNFPFEQISLSAHTLLKSIMERDAEPRSNYLSGKERRQKKKEFAELFLSHNIANAEHAADLILDIEMSFPFETWLALLQEKHGASSLELLHKISRLYSNAHNIDNSVERASKIVFALKSYSHRDNSGEKTNISLAESIETVLVIYKSMIKSGIEIIKDFQWAGNISGYADELSQVWTNLIHNAVQAMDGNGEILIRIERDPNPNFVTVSIQDSGKGIPPEVQDKIFDPFFTTKGRGEGTGLGLGIVKKIIEKHQGEIMFHSEVGIGTNFRVRLPL
- a CDS encoding response regulator: MNSERKFMFLCVDDEVTVLESLKEQLRNAFGNSFLYETAESAAEAIDIIDDTLDPNNSIVIVVSDWLMPGMKGDEFMIHLELNFPNIKKILLTGQVDPASLERAKRVGGVDYVITKPWKKDHLISVIRELQVLPTL